A region of Paraburkholderia largidicola DNA encodes the following proteins:
- a CDS encoding acyl-CoA thioesterase — MNKPAPAPRTAYPHFLSIATRWMDNDVYGHVNNVVYYSYFDTVVNEYLIRSGVLDIEHGTTIGLVVETQCNYFSPIVFPDRIDAGLRVVRLGTSSVRYEVGLFREGDAAPAAQGHFVHVYVDRETRRPVALPDTLRAALEPLLVVEGVQDAQAG; from the coding sequence ATGAACAAACCCGCTCCCGCGCCGCGCACGGCTTACCCGCACTTCCTGTCCATCGCCACGCGCTGGATGGACAACGACGTGTACGGCCACGTGAACAACGTCGTCTATTACAGCTACTTCGACACCGTCGTGAACGAGTATCTGATCCGCAGCGGCGTGCTCGATATCGAGCACGGCACGACGATCGGCCTCGTCGTCGAGACGCAGTGCAACTACTTTTCGCCCATCGTGTTTCCGGATCGCATCGATGCGGGCTTGCGCGTCGTGCGGCTCGGCACGTCGAGCGTGCGCTACGAAGTGGGGCTGTTCAGGGAAGGCGACGCGGCGCCCGCCGCGCAAGGGCATTTCGTGCATGTGTACGTGGATCGCGAAACGCGCCGTCCCGTCGCATTGCCCGACACGCTGCGCGCGGCGCTCGAACCGCTGCTCGTCGTGGAAGGCGTGCAAGACGCGCAGGCAGGCTGA
- a CDS encoding branched-chain amino acid ABC transporter permease, translated as MQSFVLDALNGVSYGLLLFMLSAGLTLIFSMLGVLNFAHASFYMLGAYVGFSVAARMGFWWALVVAPLVVGLMGAALERWLLRRVRPHGHLAELLLTFGAAYLIGEGVKLVWGLQALSAVVPKALDGPLLDVYGVAFSRYRAFMMAVAVAMLAVLHAVLRVSKAGLIVRAALTHPQAVEALGHDVPRVFTGVFAAGTALAALAGVIGAPLFVLEPAMAESVGSIVFVVVVIGGLGSLGGALVASLVIGCVQTFAVATDIPLGELFGDFDNALPAAWSALTLAQLAPLVPYLLLVAMLAVRSRGFFGQRDDDA; from the coding sequence GTGCAGTCGTTCGTCCTCGATGCGCTGAACGGCGTGAGCTACGGCTTGCTGCTGTTCATGCTCTCAGCGGGATTGACGCTGATTTTCAGCATGCTCGGCGTGCTGAACTTCGCGCATGCGAGCTTCTACATGCTCGGCGCGTATGTCGGCTTTTCCGTCGCGGCACGCATGGGTTTCTGGTGGGCGCTCGTCGTCGCGCCGCTCGTCGTCGGGCTGATGGGCGCGGCGCTCGAACGGTGGCTGCTGCGGCGTGTGCGGCCGCACGGGCATCTGGCGGAGTTGCTGCTGACGTTCGGCGCAGCCTATCTGATCGGCGAAGGCGTGAAGCTCGTGTGGGGCTTGCAGGCGCTAAGCGCCGTCGTGCCGAAAGCGCTCGATGGTCCACTGCTCGACGTATATGGCGTTGCCTTCTCGCGCTATCGCGCGTTCATGATGGCCGTCGCCGTCGCGATGCTGGCCGTGCTGCACGCGGTGCTGCGCGTATCGAAAGCGGGGCTGATCGTGCGTGCGGCGCTCACGCATCCGCAAGCCGTCGAAGCGCTCGGTCACGACGTGCCGCGCGTCTTCACGGGCGTGTTCGCGGCGGGCACGGCGCTCGCCGCGCTGGCGGGCGTGATCGGCGCGCCGCTGTTCGTGCTCGAACCGGCGATGGCCGAATCGGTGGGATCGATCGTGTTCGTCGTGGTCGTGATCGGCGGACTGGGTTCGCTTGGCGGCGCGCTGGTGGCGTCGCTCGTGATCGGCTGCGTGCAGACCTTCGCGGTCGCTACCGACATTCCGCTCGGCGAGCTGTTCGGCGACTTCGACAACGCACTGCCCGCTGCGTGGAGCGCGTTGACGCTCGCGCAACTCGCGCCGCTCGTGCCGTATCTGCTGCTGGTCGCGATGCTCGCCGTGCGCTCGCGCGGCTTCTTCGGACAACGCGACGACGATGCGTGA
- a CDS encoding branched-chain amino acid ABC transporter permease: MRDLNPSHDAQPASPRRPIWHAALPWLALAALLIVPPCISTQSWLVAWLAQTAAMIVFALSYNLLLGGAGLLSFGHAASSGIGALIAAQLFNRVGVPLPLLPLMGGLGGALFGALYGLVATRRSGTAFAMITLGIGELVAAAAWTLPDWFGGEAGVAIDRTAGIAVPGLTFGPAREAYALIALWCALAVIAMYRLSRTPFMRLANAVRDNPVRAAAIGCFPRRVRYEVVVWSSFFAGIAGTLGLINVELVSTESVGMLRSGSVLIATVIGGSGVFFGPVAGAVVLTFFSVVVASTTRAWLLYLGLFFVVVVVGAPDGIAGWMRRQTARIARDGWRVCLPWFACRIASACMWSLAVVLCVQWAYAQRFGTEESGGRFATIGPLWLMASVLCLAAIGWLSMRVAARIDGKLDVETRAEVSE; this comes from the coding sequence ATGCGTGATCTGAACCCGTCGCACGATGCGCAGCCTGCCTCGCCGCGCCGACCGATATGGCACGCTGCATTGCCGTGGCTGGCGCTCGCGGCGCTGCTGATCGTGCCGCCCTGCATATCGACGCAAAGCTGGCTCGTCGCCTGGCTAGCGCAGACGGCGGCGATGATCGTGTTCGCGCTGTCGTACAACCTGCTGCTCGGCGGCGCCGGGCTGCTGTCGTTCGGGCATGCGGCGTCATCGGGCATCGGCGCGCTGATCGCCGCGCAGCTGTTCAATCGCGTCGGCGTGCCGTTGCCGCTGCTGCCGTTGATGGGCGGGCTCGGCGGCGCGTTGTTCGGCGCGCTCTATGGTCTCGTTGCGACGCGCCGTTCGGGCACCGCGTTCGCGATGATCACGCTCGGCATCGGCGAACTCGTCGCGGCGGCGGCGTGGACCTTGCCCGACTGGTTCGGCGGCGAAGCGGGCGTCGCGATCGACCGCACGGCGGGCATCGCGGTGCCGGGCTTGACCTTCGGGCCTGCGCGCGAAGCGTACGCGCTGATCGCGTTGTGGTGCGCGCTTGCCGTGATCGCGATGTACCGGCTGTCGCGCACGCCGTTCATGCGGCTCGCGAATGCCGTGCGCGACAACCCGGTTCGCGCGGCGGCCATCGGCTGCTTTCCGCGCCGCGTGCGATATGAAGTCGTCGTGTGGTCATCGTTTTTTGCGGGCATTGCGGGCACGCTCGGCCTGATCAACGTCGAACTGGTATCGACGGAAAGCGTCGGCATGCTGCGCTCGGGGTCGGTGCTGATCGCGACGGTGATCGGCGGAAGCGGGGTGTTTTTCGGGCCGGTGGCGGGGGCCGTCGTGCTGACGTTTTTCAGCGTCGTGGTGGCGAGCACGACGCGCGCGTGGCTCCTGTATCTCGGGCTGTTCTTCGTGGTCGTGGTGGTGGGCGCGCCCGATGGCATCGCGGGATGGATGCGGCGTCAAACTGCACGCATCGCGCGCGATGGCTGGCGCGTGTGCCTGCCGTGGTTTGCTTGCCGCATCGCAAGCGCTTGTATGTGGTCGCTTGCCGTCGTGCTGTGCGTGCAATGGGCGTACGCGCAGCGCTTCGGCACCGAAGAGAGCGGCGGTCGCTTCGCGACGATCGGTCCTCTATGGCTCATGGCCTCCGTGCTGTGCCTCGCCGCAATCGGCTGGCTGTCGATGCGCGTGGCCGCGCGTATCGACGGCAAGCTCGACGTCGAAACGCGCGCGGAGGTCAGCGAATGA
- a CDS encoding ABC transporter ATP-binding protein, whose protein sequence is MIPAIAVRRLDKRFGATRILRGVDLMVEPHERHALIGPNGAGKSTLFNLIAGAARPSAGRIELYGADITRLAPAAICRRGLARSFQTTSFFAKLSVFDNLRCAAQIANRDRMRWWQRYTATREGDGHAEQVLEAVGLAERRDVIAGTLSYADQRALDLGLALASGAHTLLLDEPTAGMNRAEAARAVELIRTATAGRTLLMVEHDMDVVFGLADRISVLVQGEVIATGTPDAIRADPVVRAAYLGDIGDAAQGAAG, encoded by the coding sequence ATGATTCCCGCCATTGCCGTGCGGCGTCTCGACAAACGCTTCGGCGCGACGCGCATCCTGCGCGGCGTCGATCTCATGGTCGAGCCGCACGAACGCCACGCGCTGATCGGTCCGAACGGCGCGGGCAAGTCGACGCTGTTCAATCTGATCGCAGGCGCGGCGCGGCCGAGCGCGGGCCGCATCGAACTGTATGGCGCGGACATCACGCGTCTTGCGCCCGCGGCGATCTGCCGTCGCGGACTCGCGCGCAGTTTTCAGACGACGAGTTTCTTCGCGAAGCTCAGCGTATTCGACAACCTGCGTTGCGCCGCGCAGATCGCCAATCGCGACCGCATGCGCTGGTGGCAGCGCTACACCGCGACGCGCGAGGGTGACGGGCACGCCGAGCAGGTTTTAGAAGCCGTCGGTCTCGCCGAGCGCCGCGACGTGATCGCGGGGACGCTGAGTTATGCCGACCAGCGCGCGCTCGATCTGGGGCTGGCGCTGGCGAGCGGCGCGCATACGCTGCTGCTCGACGAGCCGACGGCGGGCATGAACCGCGCCGAGGCGGCGCGCGCGGTCGAACTGATCCGCACGGCGACGGCGGGCCGTACGCTGCTGATGGTCGAGCACGACATGGACGTCGTATTCGGTCTCGCGGATCGCATCAGCGTGCTCGTGCAAGGCGAGGTGATTGCGACGGGCACGCCGGACGCGATTCGCGCCGATCCTGTCGTGCGCGCGGCGTACCTGGGCGATATCGGCGACGCCGCACAGGGAGCCGCGGGATGA
- a CDS encoding ABC transporter ATP-binding protein yields MNPLLEIRDLRAWYGASQALHGVDLRIEAGEAVALAGRNGSGRSTLAKAIMGFVRTQGVIHFAGQSLEGRRAFEIARLGIGYVPEQRDVFPTLTVHENLQLGIKPRNGKRAARFTPDDAQTLFPVLRERARTKAGGLSGGEQQMLSVARALLGDPDLVVIDEPTEGLAGQVVAQLAAALKLLRERGVAMLLIEQRLVIADRIASRIAVMGHGEIVFDGSLASFRARPDVTREWLGVG; encoded by the coding sequence ATGAACCCATTGCTGGAGATTCGCGATCTGCGCGCGTGGTACGGCGCGAGCCAGGCGCTGCACGGCGTGGACTTGCGTATCGAAGCGGGCGAAGCCGTTGCGCTTGCGGGCCGCAACGGTTCGGGACGTTCGACGCTGGCGAAGGCGATCATGGGTTTCGTGCGCACGCAGGGCGTGATCCATTTTGCGGGACAGTCGCTGGAAGGTCGGCGCGCATTCGAGATCGCGCGGCTCGGCATCGGCTATGTGCCCGAACAGCGAGATGTATTTCCGACGCTGACGGTCCACGAAAATCTGCAACTGGGCATCAAGCCGCGCAACGGCAAACGCGCTGCGCGCTTCACACCCGACGACGCGCAGACGCTCTTTCCCGTGCTGCGCGAACGCGCGCGCACGAAGGCGGGTGGATTGTCGGGCGGCGAGCAGCAGATGCTTTCGGTGGCGCGTGCATTGCTCGGCGATCCTGATCTCGTCGTGATTGACGAGCCGACGGAAGGGCTCGCGGGCCAGGTCGTCGCGCAACTTGCAGCAGCACTGAAGCTGCTGCGCGAGCGCGGCGTCGCGATGCTCCTGATCGAACAGCGGCTCGTGATCGCAGACCGGATTGCGAGCCGTATCGCCGTGATGGGACATGGCGAGATCGTGTTCGACGGCTCGCTGGCGTCGTTCCGCGCGCGGCCCGACGTGACGCGCGAATGGCTCGGCGTGGGCTGA
- the iolB gene encoding 5-deoxy-glucuronate isomerase — protein MSLLVKAQREGQTIARVTPESAGWKYVGFAAYRMEANEVVHVLEASREVCIVVMAGAVDIETDGQTWTSLGSRDSVFEDSAPVAVYLPPGVRAIVRANRRAEVGVASAPAKGEYPARLIESSQMKRSVRGKGANTRYVCDILPQTEPAESLLVVEVRTPGGHSSSYPPHKHDTNNIPAESFLEETYYHRLSPPQGFAFQRVYTDERDIDESLAVEDHDVVMVPRGYHPVVVPYGYDSYYLNVMAGPARTWHFKNDPKHEWIVERDSKG, from the coding sequence ATGAGTTTGCTAGTGAAGGCACAGCGCGAAGGCCAGACGATCGCGCGCGTGACGCCCGAATCGGCGGGCTGGAAGTATGTTGGCTTCGCCGCTTACCGGATGGAAGCGAACGAAGTCGTGCATGTGCTCGAAGCTTCGCGCGAGGTGTGCATTGTGGTGATGGCGGGTGCCGTCGATATCGAAACGGATGGGCAGACGTGGACCAGTCTTGGCTCGCGGGATAGCGTGTTCGAGGACAGCGCGCCTGTGGCGGTGTATTTGCCGCCGGGTGTGCGGGCTATTGTTCGCGCGAATCGGCGTGCGGAGGTGGGTGTGGCGAGTGCGCCTGCCAAGGGCGAATATCCTGCGCGGTTGATCGAGTCATCGCAGATGAAGCGGTCCGTACGTGGGAAGGGCGCGAATACGCGATATGTGTGCGATATTCTTCCGCAGACTGAGCCGGCTGAGTCGCTGCTCGTGGTTGAGGTGCGTACGCCCGGTGGACATTCGTCCAGCTATCCGCCGCATAAGCACGATACGAATAATATTCCTGCGGAAAGCTTTCTTGAGGAGACTTATTATCATCGGCTAAGTCCGCCGCAAGGGTTTGCGTTTCAACGCGTGTATACCGATGAGCGGGATATCGATGAGTCTCTCGCGGTGGAGGATCACGATGTCGTGATGGTGCCGCGTGGGTATCATCCTGTTGTTGTGCCTTATGGCTATGACTCGTACTATCTTAATGTTATGGCTGGGCCTGCTCGTACCTGGCATTTCAAGAATGATCCTAAGCATGAGTGGATTGTTGAGCGGGATTCGAAGGGGTAG
- the iolE gene encoding myo-inosose-2 dehydratase: MSQFEVRIGINPLSWMNDDLPSLGGETPLHVALTEGREIGYQGFELGNKFPREPEALKALFKQYDLSLVSGWYSGRLADFSRSVEDECSAADSHLELLAKNGATVMVYGEVHNTIQGSPLPLYQRPRFFTDEQWNTYAKRLNEFARYTLSKGVRVAYHHHMGAYVETPADVDRLMALTSDDVGLLFDAGHITFAGGDALAVLNRHVGRVCHVHCKDVRPAVMKLARNRNWSFLDAVIAGAFTVPGDGAVDFSAIIDTLKRHGYRGWLVVEAEQDPAVAPSYAYAQKGYRTLRTLVDAPLDVAQEAA; this comes from the coding sequence ATGAGTCAGTTCGAGGTACGCATTGGTATTAATCCGCTATCGTGGATGAACGACGATCTGCCGTCGCTCGGCGGCGAGACGCCGCTCCACGTCGCGCTTACGGAAGGACGCGAGATCGGCTATCAGGGGTTCGAGCTTGGCAACAAGTTTCCGCGCGAGCCCGAGGCGTTGAAGGCGTTGTTCAAACAGTACGATCTCTCGCTCGTGTCCGGCTGGTACTCGGGGCGGCTAGCGGATTTCAGCCGCAGCGTCGAGGATGAATGTAGCGCCGCCGATTCGCATCTGGAACTACTCGCGAAGAACGGCGCGACGGTGATGGTCTACGGCGAAGTGCACAACACGATCCAGGGCTCGCCGTTGCCGCTGTATCAGCGGCCGCGCTTTTTCACCGATGAGCAATGGAACACATACGCAAAGCGGCTGAACGAGTTTGCGCGTTATACGTTGAGCAAGGGTGTTCGGGTCGCTTATCACCATCACATGGGTGCGTATGTCGAAACGCCCGCCGACGTCGATCGCCTGATGGCGTTGACGAGCGATGATGTCGGCCTGCTGTTCGACGCGGGCCACATCACGTTTGCGGGCGGCGATGCGCTCGCGGTGCTCAACCGGCACGTGGGCCGCGTGTGTCATGTGCATTGCAAGGACGTGCGCCCTGCCGTGATGAAACTCGCGCGCAATCGTAACTGGAGCTTTCTCGATGCCGTGATTGCGGGCGCGTTCACCGTACCGGGCGATGGCGCCGTCGATTTTTCCGCGATCATCGATACGTTGAAACGTCACGGTTATCGCGGCTGGCTTGTCGTCGAGGCGGAGCAGGACCCGGCCGTCGCGCCGTCGTATGCGTATGCGCAGAAGGGTTATCGCACGCTGCGCACGCTCGTCGATGCGCCGCTCGATGTCGCACAGGAGGCAGCATGA
- the iolD gene encoding 3D-(3,5/4)-trihydroxycyclohexane-1,2-dione acylhydrolase (decyclizing) yields MNQRALHHDVTTSPETAAQVSADGTIRLTAAQAVVRYLAAQRVETEDGTGTEPLFGGVFAIFGHGNVAGLGEALYQYRRELPTYRAHNEQAMAHSAIAFAKAHFRRRMMAVTTSIGPGATNLVTAAALAHVNRLPVLLLPGDIFVSRAPDPVLQQVEDFQDGGISANDAFKPVSRYFDRIVHPAQLLNALPRAIRVLTDAALCGPVTLAMPQDVQAAAYDYPADFFTPRVVKFHAPAPVEHEIDEALAMLRNAKQPMIVAGGGVLYGHATDALKAFATKHGIPVAETQAGKSALAWDDPLNLGPLGVTGSPGANEIAHGADCVLAVGTRLQDFTTGSNTLFTHAQVIGINANAFDAIKHRGCIVQADARLALDALSSRLEGWQADAAWTSRAQQRANEWRDIVHKLTHAPQGVEGKRALPYDADVIGAVQRSSARSTTDDIVVCAAGTLPAELHKLWRAGRPGAYHVEYGYSCMGYEIAGGLGAKLARPEREVIVMVGDGSYLMMNSEIATSVMLDAKLIVVVLDNRGYGCINRLQQACGGAPFNNMFDDCVQGSPGAPTIDFAAHARAMGAQAEHVANVQELEAAMQRARTADRTYLISIDTDAARTTDEGGWWWEVAVPEVSQREGVRKARADYEAHISARGKDNE; encoded by the coding sequence ATGAATCAACGTGCGTTGCATCACGATGTGACGACCTCGCCCGAAACGGCCGCACAGGTATCGGCTGACGGCACGATCCGTTTGACGGCGGCGCAGGCCGTGGTCCGCTATCTCGCCGCGCAACGTGTCGAGACGGAAGACGGCACGGGCACCGAACCGCTGTTCGGCGGCGTGTTCGCGATCTTCGGACACGGCAATGTCGCGGGTCTTGGCGAGGCGCTCTATCAGTATCGACGCGAGCTGCCGACCTATCGCGCGCACAACGAACAGGCGATGGCGCACAGCGCGATCGCGTTCGCGAAAGCGCACTTCCGTCGAAGGATGATGGCTGTCACGACCTCGATCGGTCCCGGCGCGACCAACCTCGTCACAGCAGCGGCGCTTGCGCATGTGAACCGCTTGCCCGTGTTGCTGCTCCCCGGCGATATTTTCGTGTCGCGCGCGCCGGACCCGGTATTGCAGCAGGTCGAAGACTTTCAGGACGGCGGCATTTCCGCCAACGACGCATTCAAGCCCGTGTCGCGCTACTTCGATCGCATCGTGCATCCGGCGCAACTGCTCAACGCATTGCCGCGCGCGATTCGCGTGCTGACGGATGCCGCGCTGTGCGGCCCCGTCACGCTGGCGATGCCGCAAGACGTGCAAGCCGCCGCGTACGACTACCCCGCCGATTTCTTCACACCGCGCGTGGTGAAGTTCCATGCGCCCGCGCCCGTCGAGCATGAAATCGATGAAGCGCTGGCGATGCTGCGCAACGCGAAACAGCCGATGATCGTCGCGGGTGGCGGCGTGCTCTACGGCCACGCAACGGATGCGTTGAAGGCATTCGCGACGAAACACGGCATTCCCGTTGCGGAAACGCAAGCGGGCAAGAGCGCGCTCGCCTGGGACGATCCGTTGAATCTCGGCCCGCTTGGTGTGACGGGATCGCCCGGTGCAAATGAAATCGCGCACGGCGCCGATTGCGTGCTCGCTGTCGGCACGCGTCTGCAGGACTTCACGACGGGCTCGAACACGCTGTTCACGCATGCGCAGGTGATCGGCATCAACGCGAATGCATTCGACGCCATCAAGCATCGCGGCTGCATCGTGCAGGCCGATGCACGGCTTGCACTCGATGCTCTGTCGTCACGGCTGGAAGGCTGGCAAGCGGATGCGGCGTGGACATCACGCGCGCAGCAGCGTGCGAACGAATGGCGCGACATCGTGCACAAGCTCACGCATGCGCCGCAAGGTGTAGAAGGCAAGCGCGCCCTTCCCTACGACGCCGACGTGATCGGCGCGGTACAGCGTTCGAGCGCGCGCTCGACGACGGACGACATCGTCGTCTGCGCAGCGGGCACGCTGCCCGCCGAGTTGCACAAGCTGTGGCGTGCCGGACGTCCGGGTGCCTATCACGTCGAGTACGGCTATTCGTGCATGGGCTACGAGATCGCAGGCGGACTTGGCGCGAAGCTCGCACGGCCCGAGCGCGAAGTGATCGTGATGGTCGGCGACGGCAGCTATCTGATGATGAACAGCGAGATCGCCACCTCCGTGATGCTGGACGCGAAGCTGATCGTCGTGGTGCTCGACAATCGCGGCTATGGTTGCATCAATCGCTTGCAGCAGGCCTGCGGCGGCGCACCGTTCAACAACATGTTCGACGACTGCGTGCAAGGCTCGCCCGGCGCACCGACCATCGACTTCGCCGCTCACGCGCGCGCGATGGGCGCGCAGGCCGAGCACGTTGCGAACGTGCAGGAACTCGAAGCGGCGATGCAACGCGCTCGCACGGCGGATCGCACCTACCTGATCAGCATCGACACCGACGCCGCGCGCACCACGGACGAAGGCGGCTGGTGGTGGGAAGTCGCCGTGCCGGAAGTGTCGCAGCGCGAAGGCGTGCGCAAGGCGCGCGCCGACTACGAAGCGCACATCAGCGCGCGTGGCAAAGACAACGAATGA
- a CDS encoding bifunctional 5-dehydro-2-deoxygluconokinase/5-dehydro-2-deoxyphosphogluconate aldolase, with the protein MALTSKPTPQNASRFAAGRSRDIICLGRLAVDLYAQQVGSRLEDVASFAKYLGGSSANIAFGCARLGLNASMLARVGNDHMGRFLTETLTKEGCDVSHVRTDHERLTALVLLGLKDRDTFPLIFYRENCADMAVDEADFDEAYIASSKALLITGTHFSTEQVNRTSRRALEYARNNDVRTVLDIDYRPVLWGLTGKADGETRFVANEGVSAHIQGILPLFDLVIGTEEEFRIAGGKDSLIECLREVRKVTPATLVVKRGPLGCQIIDGDVPASIDDAPIQGGVEVEVLNVLGAGDAFASGFLSGWLRDEPLEACARAANASGALVVSRHGCAPAMPTPAELDYFLSEAKADPARMRRPDRDAKLARLHRVTPARKTYDEVLGFAFDHRNQFFELAQQTGADLSRISKLKSLFVEAVAQTEAALGLQGKTAVLIDDRYGQDALNAATGRGWWIGRPVELPGSVPLVFDHGRSIGTTLASWPREHVVKCLVQFHPDEPIEQRIEQEAQLRALYDAVQESGHELLLEVIPPKSLPTGPDIVYRALKRLYNIGLYPEWWKLEPMEASQWQAVDALIQERDPHCRGVVLLGLSAPVEQMIEGFRAAAQSKTCKGFTVGRTIHYEASQAWLAGQIDDEEVIARVRRTFETLIQSWRESRGTAHAAGSHTIRQEQAA; encoded by the coding sequence ATGGCTCTTACCAGTAAACCCACGCCTCAGAATGCGAGCCGCTTCGCGGCGGGCCGCAGCCGCGACATCATCTGTCTCGGCCGGCTTGCCGTCGATCTGTACGCGCAGCAGGTCGGCTCGCGCCTCGAAGACGTCGCGAGCTTCGCGAAGTATCTGGGCGGCTCGTCGGCGAACATCGCATTCGGCTGCGCGCGCCTCGGCCTGAATGCATCGATGCTCGCGCGCGTCGGCAACGACCACATGGGCCGCTTCCTCACCGAAACGCTCACGAAAGAAGGCTGCGACGTCAGCCACGTGCGCACCGACCACGAGCGCCTCACCGCGCTCGTGCTGCTCGGCCTGAAAGACCGCGACACGTTCCCGCTGATCTTCTACCGCGAGAACTGCGCGGACATGGCCGTCGACGAAGCGGACTTCGACGAGGCCTACATTGCGTCGTCGAAAGCGCTGCTGATTACGGGCACGCACTTCTCGACGGAACAGGTGAACCGCACGAGCCGCCGCGCGCTGGAGTACGCGCGCAACAACGACGTGCGCACCGTGCTCGATATCGACTATCGCCCTGTTCTATGGGGACTCACGGGCAAGGCCGATGGCGAAACGCGCTTCGTCGCGAACGAAGGCGTGAGCGCACATATTCAAGGCATCCTGCCGCTCTTCGATCTCGTGATCGGCACCGAAGAAGAGTTCCGGATTGCAGGCGGCAAGGACTCGCTGATCGAGTGCCTCAGGGAAGTCCGCAAGGTAACGCCCGCGACGCTCGTCGTGAAACGCGGGCCGCTAGGTTGCCAGATCATCGACGGCGACGTGCCTGCGTCGATCGACGATGCGCCCATTCAGGGCGGCGTCGAAGTCGAAGTGCTGAACGTGCTCGGCGCAGGCGATGCGTTCGCGTCCGGCTTCCTGTCGGGCTGGCTGCGCGATGAACCGCTCGAAGCCTGCGCACGCGCAGCGAACGCCAGCGGTGCGCTAGTCGTGTCGCGCCACGGCTGCGCGCCAGCGATGCCGACGCCCGCCGAACTCGACTACTTCCTGAGCGAAGCGAAAGCGGACCCGGCACGCATGCGCCGCCCCGATCGCGACGCGAAGCTCGCGCGTCTGCATCGCGTGACGCCGGCGCGCAAGACCTATGACGAGGTGCTCGGCTTCGCATTCGATCACCGCAACCAGTTCTTCGAACTCGCGCAGCAAACGGGCGCGGACCTGTCGCGCATTTCGAAGCTGAAGAGCCTGTTTGTCGAGGCCGTCGCGCAAACGGAAGCGGCGCTTGGCTTGCAAGGCAAGACCGCCGTGCTGATCGATGACCGCTACGGGCAGGATGCGCTAAACGCGGCAACGGGTCGCGGCTGGTGGATCGGCCGCCCCGTCGAATTGCCGGGCTCGGTGCCGCTCGTGTTCGATCACGGACGTTCGATCGGCACGACGCTCGCCAGCTGGCCGCGCGAGCATGTGGTGAAGTGCCTTGTGCAGTTTCATCCCGACGAGCCGATCGAACAGCGCATCGAACAGGAAGCGCAGCTGCGCGCGCTCTATGATGCCGTGCAGGAGTCCGGCCACGAACTGCTGCTCGAAGTGATCCCGCCGAAGAGCTTGCCCACAGGACCGGATATCGTCTATCGCGCGTTGAAGCGGCTCTACAACATCGGCCTCTATCCGGAGTGGTGGAAGCTCGAACCGATGGAAGCATCGCAGTGGCAAGCCGTCGATGCATTGATTCAGGAACGCGACCCGCACTGCCGCGGCGTCGTGCTGCTCGGTCTGTCGGCGCCCGTCGAGCAGATGATCGAAGGCTTCCGCGCGGCCGCGCAATCGAAGACATGCAAGGGTTTCACGGTCGGCCGCACGATCCATTACGAGGCAAGCCAGGCATGGCTTGCGGGTCAGATCGACGACGAAGAAGTGATCGCACGCGTGCGCCGCACGTTCGAAACGCTGATCCAGTCGTGGCGCGAAAGCCGTGGCACAGCGCATGCGGCGGGTTCGCATACCATCCGTCAGGAGCAGGCAGCATGA
- a CDS encoding ATP-binding cassette domain-containing protein yields MSDTLKQDDIILSLENVSKYFGKVIALSGVTLRLRRGEVHCLLGDNGAGKSTLIKTLAGVHQPSAGDYLVDGKKVLFESPSDALDMGIATVYQDLALVPLLSVARNFFMGREPQKKLFGLVNVMDLDTSARIARDKLAEMGINVRDPHQPIGTMSGGERQCLAIARAIHFGARVLILDEPTAALGVKQSFNVLKLIHKARAKGISVIFITHNVHHAYPIGDSFTLLNRGKSMGTYTKETITKDEVLDMMAGGAEMQKMIGELEGATI; encoded by the coding sequence ATGTCCGACACTCTCAAGCAAGACGACATCATCCTGTCGCTCGAAAACGTCAGCAAGTATTTCGGTAAGGTGATCGCGCTTTCGGGCGTCACGCTGCGCCTGCGGCGCGGCGAAGTGCACTGCCTGCTGGGCGACAACGGCGCGGGTAAATCCACGCTCATCAAGACGCTCGCGGGCGTGCACCAACCCTCTGCCGGCGACTACCTGGTGGACGGCAAGAAAGTGCTGTTCGAATCGCCGAGCGATGCGCTCGATATGGGCATCGCAACCGTGTATCAGGATCTCGCGCTGGTGCCGCTGCTATCGGTTGCGCGCAACTTCTTCATGGGACGCGAGCCGCAGAAGAAACTCTTCGGCCTCGTCAATGTGATGGACCTCGACACGAGCGCGCGCATCGCACGCGACAAGCTCGCCGAAATGGGCATCAACGTGCGCGACCCCCATCAGCCAATCGGCACGATGTCGGGCGGCGAACGGCAATGTCTGGCGATTGCGCGTGCGATTCACTTCGGCGCACGCGTGCTCATTCTCGACGAACCGACGGCCGCGCTCGGCGTAAAGCAGAGCTTCAACGTGCTCAAGCTGATTCACAAGGCGCGCGCGAAAGGCATCTCCGTGATCTTCATTACGCACAACGTGCACCACGCGTATCCGATCGGCGATTCGTTCACGCTGCTCAACCGCGGCAAATCGATGGGCACGTACACGAAAGAAACCATCACGAAGGACGAAGTGCTCGACATGATGGCGGGCGGCGCAGAAATGCAGAAGATGATCGGCGAACTCGAAGGCGCGACGATCTAG